Proteins encoded by one window of Roseibium sp. Sym1:
- a CDS encoding M81 family metallopeptidase — translation MKTPRAFTAVLATETNTFSPIRIDIDAFRASLLARPGEHPETPTLCSAVVTVGRRFAREHGWDLVEGTAAWADPAGLVARQTFETLRDEILGQIRDQAPFDVVVIGLHGAMVAEGYDDPEGDLLARIRALIGPDTPLIATFDPHSHLTDKRVAAANALIAFKEFPHIDFVDRAVDAWEIAGRTVAGEIRPVMSVYDPKMIDVFPTTSEPMRRFVDDMIRRERENPDILSLSVIHGFMAGDVPEMGTKLLAVTDNKPELGGEVAREMGEALYRLRGKVRSEELSPAEAFERAGAFDGGPVTIADMWDNPGGGTAGDATVLLAEAIARNLESIAFGTIWDPIAVQLCHVAGEGARMMLRLGAKSAPNTGDPIDADVEILRNIRNAEQCFGQSIVPIGDASLIRIGGIEVILNSTRAQCFDTSLFSNFGIDPASRKMLVVKSTNHFHESFARVSPLILYCAAGRPYPNDPRVTPYKKAPRDIWPIHSPEEFGTVSGGRAAARQGG, via the coding sequence ATGAAGACACCCCGCGCATTCACCGCCGTTCTGGCGACCGAGACGAACACCTTCTCTCCGATCCGCATCGACATCGACGCCTTCAGGGCGTCACTCCTGGCCCGGCCGGGTGAACATCCTGAAACCCCGACCCTGTGTTCGGCGGTGGTGACGGTCGGTCGCCGGTTCGCACGCGAGCATGGATGGGACCTGGTCGAGGGAACGGCCGCCTGGGCCGATCCAGCCGGACTGGTGGCCCGGCAGACTTTCGAGACGCTGCGAGACGAAATACTCGGCCAGATCAGGGATCAGGCGCCGTTCGACGTTGTCGTGATCGGCCTTCACGGTGCCATGGTCGCTGAAGGCTATGATGATCCGGAAGGGGATCTGCTGGCGCGAATCCGGGCCCTGATCGGTCCGGACACGCCGTTGATTGCGACGTTCGATCCGCACAGCCACCTGACCGACAAGCGGGTCGCTGCCGCCAACGCCCTGATCGCCTTCAAGGAATTTCCGCATATCGATTTTGTTGACCGTGCGGTGGACGCATGGGAAATCGCCGGCCGCACCGTCGCGGGAGAGATCCGGCCGGTCATGAGCGTCTACGACCCGAAGATGATCGACGTTTTTCCGACCACGTCGGAGCCGATGCGCCGGTTTGTCGACGACATGATCCGGCGCGAGCGTGAAAACCCGGATATCCTGTCGCTGTCGGTCATACACGGCTTCATGGCCGGTGATGTCCCTGAAATGGGCACCAAACTGCTGGCGGTCACCGACAACAAGCCGGAGCTGGGGGGCGAAGTCGCGCGGGAAATGGGGGAAGCGCTCTATCGTCTGCGCGGCAAGGTGCGCAGCGAGGAACTGTCTCCGGCCGAAGCCTTCGAGCGCGCGGGAGCCTTCGATGGCGGCCCCGTCACCATTGCGGATATGTGGGACAACCCGGGTGGAGGAACTGCCGGGGATGCGACGGTCCTTCTGGCGGAAGCCATCGCCCGCAACCTGGAGAGCATTGCCTTTGGCACGATCTGGGACCCGATCGCGGTGCAGCTCTGCCACGTGGCGGGCGAGGGCGCGCGCATGATGCTGCGCCTCGGCGCGAAATCGGCGCCGAACACAGGGGATCCGATCGACGCGGACGTCGAAATCCTGCGCAATATCAGGAATGCGGAACAGTGTTTCGGCCAGAGCATTGTCCCGATCGGCGACGCCAGCCTGATCCGGATCGGCGGCATCGAGGTGATCCTGAATTCGACGCGTGCGCAGTGTTTCGACACCAGCCTGTTCTCGAATTTCGGTATCGATCCGGCCAGCCGAAAGATGCTGGTTGTCAAGTCGACGAACCATTTCCACGAATCCTTCGCGCGGGTAAGCCCGTTGATCCTCTATTGCGCCGCCGGGCGGCCCTATCCGAACGATCCGCGCGTGACCCCATACAAGAAAGCGCCAAGGGATATCTGGCCGATCCATTCGCCGGAGGAATTCGGCACGGTATCCGGCGGGCGTGCTGCAGCCAGGCAGGGAGGCTAG
- a CDS encoding ABC transporter ATP-binding protein, which translates to MGELQLRDVRKSYGQMEVIKGVELDVKHGEFIVFVGPSGCGKSTLLRMIAGLEEITGGDITIEKKVVNTLPPVKRGIAMVFQSYALYPHMSVYENIAFPLRVERLAKDKVEEKVRAAAGILQLTERLQHKPGELSGGQRQRVAIGRAIVREPSVFLFDEPLSNLDAALRAEMRVELAKLHSELDATMIYVTHDQVEAMTMADRIVVLDQGVISQVGTPLELYHKPQNVFVAGFIGNPKMNFIDVTGKAADANGITVTLPSGADLTVQVSAVSDVAGKPLTLGIRPEHLTLGKADAALETVPNVVEHLGIHTVTYSAVDGAKAIFCSVLPGSAPARVGKPVAMGLNGSDCHLFDADGNAFERLLSLKELDAADMHF; encoded by the coding sequence ATGGGCGAGTTGCAGCTGCGCGACGTACGCAAGAGCTATGGCCAGATGGAAGTCATCAAGGGTGTCGAACTTGATGTGAAGCATGGCGAATTCATCGTGTTTGTCGGCCCGTCGGGATGCGGCAAGTCGACCCTTCTGCGCATGATTGCGGGGCTCGAGGAAATCACGGGCGGCGACATCACCATCGAAAAGAAGGTCGTCAATACCCTTCCGCCGGTCAAGCGCGGTATTGCCATGGTGTTCCAGTCCTATGCGCTTTATCCGCATATGTCCGTCTACGAGAACATCGCCTTTCCCCTGCGCGTCGAGCGCCTGGCCAAGGACAAGGTCGAGGAGAAAGTCCGGGCAGCAGCCGGGATCCTGCAACTGACCGAACGTCTGCAGCACAAACCCGGGGAACTCTCAGGCGGGCAGCGCCAGCGTGTCGCCATTGGCCGGGCCATTGTCCGTGAACCGTCCGTCTTCCTGTTCGACGAGCCTCTGTCCAACCTGGATGCCGCGCTCCGCGCCGAAATGCGAGTCGAACTTGCCAAGCTTCATTCGGAACTTGACGCAACCATGATCTATGTCACGCACGACCAGGTCGAGGCCATGACCATGGCCGACCGGATCGTGGTCCTGGATCAGGGCGTCATTTCGCAGGTCGGTACGCCACTGGAGCTTTATCACAAGCCGCAGAATGTTTTCGTGGCCGGTTTCATCGGCAACCCGAAGATGAATTTCATCGACGTCACCGGAAAGGCCGCGGACGCAAACGGCATCACTGTGACGCTACCGTCCGGAGCGGACCTCACGGTACAGGTGTCGGCCGTGTCCGATGTTGCCGGCAAACCTCTTACCCTCGGAATCCGCCCCGAGCACCTGACGCTGGGCAAGGCAGACGCGGCCCTCGAGACCGTTCCCAATGTGGTCGAGCACCTGGGAATCCATACAGTTACCTACAGCGCCGTTGACGGGGCCAAGGCCATCTTCTGCAGCGTGCTCCCGGGCTCCGCGCCGGCCAGGGTCGGCAAACCGGTGGCGATGGGCCTCAACGGGAGCGACTGTCACCTGTTCGACGCGGACGGGAACGCCTTCGAACGCCTGCTTTCGCTTAAGGAACTCGATGCGGCGGACATGCATTTCTAG
- a CDS encoding beta-N-acetylhexosaminidase, with protein MSDFVLDSYFHPSDDHKTARLDLVLTNTGSKPLSAFTLAYTSLVRARADAQLHNAVSFSRIANFHEITPPDGLDLKPGDSWRFSVEGLTNPARHRLDGPKSAYLTSAGRIVDVLCTDLAAPRDLDSGERRTVPEGTVGTPLHIVPWPQSVTMEAYAEDIAAFLVTGKNVQDRAAAARINALSRRLFSGAPYPFRFTESQGLMALKFQAADDLPTEGYRLTFVAGGVTLCFGGAAGRDYGLTVLAQIAHGLYCAPQIYKIPAEGVIEDAPRFSWRGTHLDVSRHFRGPKEILRLLDILAWARMNVFQWHLTDDEGWRLEIKAYPELTVSGAKRGPGCKQVAQLGFAGEVYQGAYSQDDVREIVAHATSLNIDVLPEIDVPGHSTAVLKTYPHLADQAETPESYHSVQGYPNNALNPAMDETYTFLEKVFTEVAGLFPCDFVHIGGDEVDMQSWLASPKTQRLMVERGLRDTMEVQAYFMGRVRDILKRLGKKLAGWDEVSHGGGIDPDGVLLMAWQKPEVTRDLIDQGYDVICTPGQFYYLDMAQASGWQEPGASWAGVSSPEDTYGYEPSDGLSDTGEGALKGVQACIWCEHLVDNTLFNHMVFPRLYAIAEAGWTQPENKDWQRFAARCPLFPAL; from the coding sequence ATGAGTGATTTTGTTCTCGACAGCTATTTCCACCCCTCCGATGACCACAAGACCGCGCGTCTCGACCTGGTATTGACCAATACGGGTTCCAAGCCACTGTCCGCATTCACGCTCGCCTACACGTCTCTTGTCCGGGCCAGGGCAGACGCTCAGCTCCACAACGCCGTTTCGTTCTCGCGCATTGCGAATTTCCACGAGATCACACCTCCGGACGGACTTGACCTGAAACCCGGCGATAGCTGGCGCTTTTCCGTGGAAGGTCTGACCAATCCGGCCCGCCACCGCCTGGATGGGCCGAAGTCGGCTTATCTGACCTCAGCGGGCCGGATCGTCGATGTGCTATGCACGGACCTTGCAGCCCCACGGGATCTGGACAGCGGCGAACGCCGAACCGTGCCGGAAGGAACTGTCGGTACACCACTCCACATCGTTCCCTGGCCGCAATCGGTGACGATGGAAGCTTACGCCGAAGACATAGCGGCATTCCTTGTAACCGGCAAAAACGTGCAAGACAGGGCCGCCGCGGCCAGGATCAACGCCCTGTCCAGGCGCCTCTTCTCCGGGGCCCCCTACCCGTTCCGTTTCACAGAGAGCCAGGGTCTGATGGCTCTGAAGTTCCAGGCAGCTGACGACCTGCCGACGGAGGGGTACAGGCTGACTTTCGTGGCCGGAGGCGTGACGTTGTGCTTTGGCGGAGCCGCCGGGCGCGACTACGGCCTCACGGTTCTGGCGCAGATCGCCCATGGCCTCTACTGCGCGCCGCAAATCTACAAGATCCCGGCGGAAGGCGTCATCGAGGATGCCCCCCGCTTTTCCTGGCGCGGCACCCATCTCGACGTCTCCCGGCATTTCCGCGGCCCCAAGGAGATCTTGCGCCTGCTCGATATCCTTGCCTGGGCGCGCATGAATGTCTTCCAGTGGCACCTGACCGATGACGAAGGCTGGCGCCTGGAGATCAAGGCCTATCCCGAACTGACCGTCAGCGGAGCGAAGCGCGGGCCGGGCTGCAAGCAGGTCGCCCAGCTCGGTTTTGCCGGTGAAGTCTACCAGGGCGCCTATTCCCAGGACGATGTCCGTGAGATCGTCGCACACGCGACCAGTCTCAACATCGATGTGCTTCCGGAAATCGATGTCCCCGGTCATTCCACCGCGGTGCTCAAGACCTACCCCCATCTGGCGGACCAGGCAGAAACTCCGGAAAGCTACCACTCGGTTCAGGGTTACCCAAACAACGCGCTGAATCCCGCGATGGACGAGACCTACACGTTCCTCGAAAAGGTCTTTACCGAAGTCGCCGGCCTGTTTCCCTGTGACTTTGTCCACATAGGCGGCGACGAGGTCGACATGCAGTCCTGGCTCGCCTCCCCGAAAACACAGCGTCTGATGGTGGAACGCGGCCTCAGGGACACGATGGAAGTGCAGGCCTATTTCATGGGGCGTGTCCGCGACATTCTGAAACGGCTGGGCAAGAAACTTGCCGGTTGGGACGAGGTCTCCCACGGTGGCGGCATTGACCCGGACGGTGTTCTGCTGATGGCCTGGCAGAAACCGGAGGTCACCAGGGACCTGATCGACCAGGGTTACGATGTCATCTGCACGCCGGGTCAATTCTACTATCTCGATATGGCGCAGGCATCCGGCTGGCAGGAACCCGGGGCAAGCTGGGCAGGCGTTTCCTCGCCGGAAGACACCTATGGATATGAACCGAGTGACGGTCTCAGCGATACCGGCGAAGGGGCGCTCAAGGGAGTTCAAGCCTGTATCTGGTGTGAGCACCTGGTCGACAACACCTTGTTCAATCACATGGTGTTTCCGCGGCTTTACGCGATTGCCGAGGCGGGCTGGACCCAGCCCGAGAACAAGGACTGGCAACGCTTTGCCGCCCGTTGCCCCCTGTTTCCCGCTCTATAG
- a CDS encoding M81 family metallopeptidase, with protein MKIAVGGIHTECSTYSPLCQVTDDFKVVRGEALIRQCGLDGDEFTPVSFRPLFHARSIPGGPVTPDCHTAFRDQFIAELQAALPVDGVLLIMHGAMHVPDLPDPEGDWITAVRRVVGPEVPVAVSYDLHGNVTQEIVDQIDIFCAYRTAPHVDVVETHLRAARHLVDQLNGGPRRLVAWAPVPVLLPGEKTSTEDEPAKSLYARLHGFNNRRGVCDANLMVGYVWADTARATAAAVVTGTEAKATLETAAEIANGYWDARNHFDFGVPTMCLEHCLDDAARTSTGPFILADSGDNPTGGGVGDRSDVLKAWIGRGLTGAVFAGIADPGSVTRAWPIAKGSTVRITIGGALGSTCPRVDVEAIVLAQHGCASCSDREVLVEIGGNLVILTERRRPFHHLEDFRKYGVNPEQAKFLIVKSGYLSPDLARIANPARMALTDGAVNQDISSLANLVRPRPRFPFQKPANWQPRPRLSERARAGTAAPADGN; from the coding sequence ATGAAGATTGCCGTCGGGGGCATTCACACAGAATGCAGCACCTATTCCCCGCTTTGTCAGGTGACAGACGATTTCAAGGTCGTACGCGGTGAGGCCTTGATCAGGCAATGCGGTCTTGACGGTGATGAATTCACGCCTGTCTCCTTCCGTCCGCTGTTCCATGCCCGCTCAATTCCCGGCGGTCCGGTGACGCCTGACTGCCACACCGCATTCAGGGACCAATTCATCGCGGAATTGCAGGCGGCGCTGCCGGTGGATGGCGTGCTGCTCATCATGCACGGCGCCATGCATGTGCCGGATCTTCCGGATCCGGAGGGCGACTGGATCACCGCGGTACGCCGTGTGGTCGGACCGGAAGTGCCGGTTGCGGTCAGCTATGACCTTCACGGCAATGTCACCCAGGAAATTGTCGACCAAATCGACATCTTCTGCGCTTACCGCACCGCGCCGCATGTCGATGTTGTCGAGACCCATCTGCGAGCCGCCCGTCATCTCGTCGACCAGTTGAACGGCGGACCACGCCGCCTGGTCGCCTGGGCACCCGTGCCGGTGCTGCTTCCGGGCGAAAAGACCAGCACCGAAGACGAACCGGCGAAGTCGCTCTATGCACGGCTTCACGGGTTCAACAACAGGCGTGGTGTCTGCGACGCCAACCTGATGGTTGGATACGTTTGGGCCGACACCGCCCGTGCGACAGCCGCAGCGGTTGTCACCGGGACCGAGGCCAAGGCAACACTTGAGACCGCTGCCGAGATTGCGAACGGCTACTGGGACGCACGCAATCATTTCGACTTCGGTGTCCCGACAATGTGTCTTGAACACTGTCTCGACGACGCCGCGCGAACATCGACCGGTCCCTTCATTCTCGCCGACAGTGGCGATAATCCGACTGGTGGCGGTGTCGGCGACCGCAGTGACGTGCTCAAGGCCTGGATCGGCCGCGGTCTCACGGGTGCCGTTTTTGCCGGGATCGCAGATCCCGGCTCGGTAACCCGCGCCTGGCCGATCGCCAAAGGATCCACTGTCAGGATCACCATAGGCGGTGCGCTTGGAAGCACCTGCCCGCGCGTTGATGTTGAGGCGATTGTATTGGCCCAACATGGGTGTGCCTCCTGTTCCGATCGGGAAGTTCTCGTCGAAATTGGAGGAAATCTTGTCATTCTGACAGAACGGCGCCGTCCCTTTCATCATCTGGAGGATTTTCGGAAGTACGGCGTGAACCCGGAACAGGCCAAGTTCCTCATCGTCAAATCCGGGTATCTGTCACCGGACCTCGCACGGATCGCAAACCCGGCCCGGATGGCGTTGACCGACGGCGCTGTCAATCAGGATATTTCGTCCCTTGCGAACCTGGTTCGCCCGAGACCCCGTTTTCCTTTTCAGAAACCTGCGAATTGGCAACCTCGGCCCCGTCTCTCCGAACGCGCGCGCGCCGGAACCGCTGCTCCTGCAGATGGCAATTAA
- a CDS encoding RidA family protein has product MSIKRYGAEKSGAGGQNLPFARAVEADGWLYVSGQVPMKDGEIVGTGIVEQTHVTIKNVIAILEEAGYGLEHVVRVGVWLDDPRDFWSFNGVYKTYFGEHSPARACVQATMMVDCKVEIDCVAYKKPD; this is encoded by the coding sequence ATGTCGATCAAACGCTATGGTGCTGAAAAATCAGGAGCAGGCGGCCAGAACCTTCCCTTTGCGCGCGCTGTGGAAGCCGACGGCTGGCTTTATGTATCCGGCCAGGTGCCGATGAAGGACGGTGAGATTGTCGGCACAGGCATCGTCGAGCAGACACACGTGACCATCAAGAACGTCATCGCCATTCTGGAAGAAGCCGGATATGGGCTGGAACATGTCGTGCGGGTCGGTGTCTGGCTGGACGATCCACGTGATTTCTGGTCCTTCAACGGCGTCTACAAGACCTATTTCGGTGAGCATTCCCCAGCGCGCGCCTGCGTACAGGCAACGATGATGGTCGACTGCAAGGTCGAGATCGATTGTGTCGCCTACAAGAAGCCGGACTGA
- a CDS encoding NAD(P)/FAD-dependent oxidoreductase, with protein sequence MRIAVIGSGISGNSAAWALSATHDVVLYEKRLRPGGHSATADIDYEGTRLSVDTGFIVYNELNYPNFTALLDHLGVASEISDMSFALSADDGKLEWSGDSLNSVFAQRKNLLSPRFLRMLRDIFRFNSNAVKDLHNGCLAGVSLGDYLDKERYSTGFINDYLLAMGAAIWSTPINEMRAYPAESFVAFFENHRLLSFDQPLWRTVSGGSRNYVRRLLEPLRDKVRLGTPVTQILRENGKVTVVDGSGNSDVFDHVVLAAHTDQSLAMLGDASQQERDILGAIRYRPNEVYLHRDENLMPRSKRVWSSWNYMSDREAGETRDVTVSYWMNRLQNIDRSKPVFVTLNPFLAPREDLTFARYVYDHPQFDTAAIAAKNRLAEIQGVNNTWFCGAWRGHGFHEDGLASGLDVARALGARLPWDRNEPEQQFLDAAE encoded by the coding sequence ATGCGGATTGCCGTTATCGGCTCCGGAATTTCCGGAAACAGTGCAGCTTGGGCCCTCAGCGCTACTCACGACGTCGTCCTTTACGAAAAACGCCTGAGGCCCGGAGGCCACAGCGCGACCGCCGACATAGACTATGAAGGCACGCGGCTCTCCGTCGACACCGGCTTCATCGTTTACAACGAGCTCAACTATCCGAATTTCACCGCATTGCTCGATCACCTTGGCGTTGCCAGTGAAATCAGCGACATGAGCTTTGCGCTCTCTGCGGATGACGGGAAACTGGAATGGTCGGGGGACAGCCTGAATTCCGTCTTCGCACAGCGAAAAAACCTTTTGTCGCCGCGTTTCCTTCGCATGCTGCGCGATATCTTCCGGTTCAACAGCAACGCCGTAAAGGACCTGCACAATGGGTGCCTTGCCGGCGTCTCTCTGGGCGATTACCTCGACAAGGAACGTTACTCGACCGGTTTCATCAACGACTATCTCCTTGCAATGGGGGCAGCGATCTGGTCCACACCCATCAACGAAATGCGCGCGTATCCGGCGGAAAGTTTCGTTGCCTTTTTCGAAAATCACAGGTTGCTCTCCTTCGACCAGCCCCTCTGGCGCACCGTTTCCGGCGGCAGCCGGAACTACGTCCGGCGCTTGCTGGAACCGCTCCGGGACAAGGTCCGCCTGGGAACGCCGGTCACGCAGATCCTGCGGGAAAACGGAAAAGTCACGGTCGTGGACGGATCCGGCAATTCGGATGTCTTCGACCATGTCGTTCTCGCGGCTCACACCGACCAGAGCCTGGCAATGCTCGGAGATGCCAGTCAGCAGGAACGGGACATCCTGGGTGCAATCCGGTATCGTCCAAACGAGGTTTATCTGCACCGGGATGAAAATCTGATGCCGCGGAGCAAACGGGTCTGGTCCTCCTGGAATTACATGTCCGACCGGGAAGCCGGTGAGACCCGTGACGTTACCGTGAGCTACTGGATGAACCGGCTCCAGAACATCGATCGCTCAAAACCGGTGTTTGTTACCCTCAACCCGTTCCTGGCACCCAGAGAGGACCTGACCTTCGCCAGGTATGTCTATGACCATCCGCAATTCGATACCGCAGCCATTGCCGCAAAAAACAGGCTTGCGGAGATACAGGGTGTCAACAACACCTGGTTCTGCGGTGCCTGGCGCGGTCACGGGTTCCACGAGGACGGCCTGGCGTCCGGCCTCGATGTCGCCCGTGCTCTTGGCGCCCGGTTGCCCTGGGACCGAAACGAACCGGAGCAGCAGTTTCTGGATGCCGCCGAATGA
- a CDS encoding MurR/RpiR family transcriptional regulator has product MRDILSVLQQVEPDLSKSERILAALLRNDAEFIVNAGITEVAERAGVSPPTVTRFCRRLGCESYTAFKVQVAQITFAGTRYLTANAASAAPHDVADSLLHQLQEAAVTTRQALDMDAVVNAADAICNAGLLTAFGAGGTSSMISDEMQNRFFRLGLRTVSITDHAMQLMQAATLKPGDVVLALSVSGRNLQMVRALEAARTYGATVIALTRPGRPVAELADITIGIDLPEGDNILRPSSSRFAFLYVTDLLATLVAMKRGDEARESLRRVKYQLSNTRDPDDKEALGD; this is encoded by the coding sequence ATGCGGGACATCCTGTCCGTCTTGCAACAGGTTGAACCGGACCTGTCCAAGTCCGAGCGCATTCTGGCTGCCTTGCTACGCAATGACGCCGAGTTCATCGTCAATGCCGGCATCACGGAAGTGGCGGAACGCGCGGGTGTGTCTCCTCCGACGGTCACCCGGTTCTGCCGCCGCCTCGGCTGCGAAAGCTATACGGCTTTCAAGGTCCAGGTTGCCCAGATCACGTTTGCCGGAACCCGCTACCTGACCGCCAACGCGGCCTCCGCCGCCCCGCATGATGTTGCCGACAGCCTGCTGCACCAGTTGCAGGAAGCCGCCGTCACGACGCGGCAGGCACTGGACATGGATGCCGTCGTCAACGCCGCGGATGCCATTTGCAATGCCGGGCTTCTGACCGCCTTCGGCGCGGGCGGCACGTCGTCGATGATATCGGATGAAATGCAGAACAGGTTCTTCCGGCTCGGGTTGCGGACGGTCAGCATCACCGATCACGCGATGCAACTGATGCAGGCCGCCACGCTCAAGCCCGGCGATGTCGTGCTGGCCCTGTCGGTTTCCGGCCGAAACCTGCAGATGGTGCGCGCATTGGAAGCCGCGCGAACCTATGGTGCCACCGTGATCGCCCTGACGCGGCCGGGCCGGCCTGTTGCCGAACTTGCCGACATCACCATCGGTATCGACCTGCCGGAAGGCGACAACATTCTCAGGCCCAGTTCCAGCCGGTTCGCGTTCCTGTACGTGACCGACCTGCTTGCGACCCTGGTTGCCATGAAGCGGGGCGACGAAGCACGCGAAAGCCTCCGACGGGTCAAATACCAGCTCAGCAATACAAGGGACCCGGATGACAAGGAGGCCCTCGGTGACTGA
- a CDS encoding SDR family oxidoreductase translates to MTDETRKPVAVVTGAAGDIGAAIARQLAHTHHIAAVDIDAAALEHVVAALKAAGFEATALTCDLTDPDELSAMATAAIALGPVTVLVNNAGAAAALTLHAMTSDSLSRDLSLNLEAALNTFKALEPSLTGCGTGCVVNIASVNGLGTFGHPAYSAAKAGLIHATRAIAVEYGKYGVRANAVAPGTVRTRAWKDRALANPGVFDEALGWYPLKQLPEPDDIAGAVTFLAGPAARCITGVCLPVDSGLTAGSTALPRTFTQSRDFDGSSHE, encoded by the coding sequence GTGACTGACGAAACCCGCAAGCCGGTCGCAGTTGTCACAGGCGCAGCCGGTGATATCGGTGCGGCCATTGCCAGGCAACTTGCGCATACCCATCACATTGCGGCCGTGGACATCGATGCGGCCGCTCTTGAACACGTCGTCGCGGCTTTGAAAGCGGCCGGTTTCGAGGCCACGGCCCTCACCTGCGATCTCACGGATCCTGACGAGTTGTCTGCCATGGCGACGGCGGCGATTGCGCTTGGCCCCGTGACCGTGCTGGTCAACAATGCGGGGGCGGCGGCGGCCCTGACCCTGCACGCCATGACTTCCGACAGCCTTTCCAGGGACCTGTCCCTCAATCTGGAAGCAGCTCTCAACACCTTCAAGGCCCTGGAACCGTCCTTGACCGGATGCGGCACCGGCTGTGTCGTCAACATAGCCTCCGTCAACGGCCTGGGCACATTCGGCCATCCGGCCTACAGCGCCGCCAAGGCAGGACTGATTCACGCCACCAGGGCCATTGCCGTCGAATATGGCAAATACGGAGTAAGGGCCAACGCCGTCGCCCCGGGCACCGTCAGGACACGCGCCTGGAAGGACCGCGCGCTGGCCAACCCGGGTGTTTTCGACGAAGCGCTCGGCTGGTATCCGCTGAAACAACTGCCGGAGCCGGACGACATTGCCGGGGCCGTGACCTTTCTCGCCGGGCCTGCGGCGCGCTGTATCACCGGCGTATGCCTGCCTGTCGACAGCGGCCTGACCGCGGGCTCGACGGCCCTGCCCCGCACCTTCACGCAATCTCGCGATTTTGATGGATCGTCCCATGAGTGA
- a CDS encoding D-TA family PLP-dependent enzyme has protein sequence MCVGHSIHELLTPVAVIDEDVMATNIKVAQEYFDRIGRDFRPHIKTHKIPALAMAQVAAGAKGINCQKISEAEVFAEAGFNDILITFNMLGRARLDRLKILNTRTDLKVVADNDIVVDGLSQAFQDTQMLKVLVECDTGAGRNGVQTPAAAADLARRIADAPGLRFQGLMTYPKPSTEAAVEAFFSETLALLTEAGIECPVVSHGGSPSLYDSDLVPSATEHRAGTYIFNDRSMVRAGMCDFDDCAMHVLATVVSRPTETRAVLDAGSKALTSDLLGFSDHGLLVGYPDASIAALSEEHAVVDLSRSDRKPDIGERVRIIPNHTCVVSNLFDKLVFHRNGVVTRIEPVAARGQVV, from the coding sequence ATGTGTGTCGGACATTCCATTCACGAGCTTCTGACGCCGGTGGCGGTGATCGACGAAGATGTCATGGCGACCAACATCAAGGTCGCCCAGGAATATTTCGACCGGATCGGCAGGGATTTCCGGCCGCATATCAAGACCCACAAGATCCCGGCCCTGGCGATGGCGCAGGTGGCCGCAGGCGCGAAGGGCATCAATTGCCAGAAGATCAGCGAAGCGGAGGTCTTCGCCGAAGCCGGGTTCAACGACATCCTGATCACGTTCAACATGCTCGGCCGTGCCCGGCTTGATCGGCTCAAGATCCTCAACACCAGGACCGACCTGAAGGTGGTCGCGGACAACGACATCGTCGTCGACGGCTTGTCACAGGCCTTTCAGGACACCCAGATGCTGAAGGTGCTGGTGGAATGCGACACAGGGGCCGGCAGGAACGGGGTGCAGACACCGGCAGCGGCGGCTGACCTTGCCCGCCGCATCGCCGATGCGCCCGGATTGCGGTTCCAGGGTTTGATGACCTATCCGAAGCCGTCGACGGAAGCCGCGGTCGAGGCGTTCTTTTCCGAAACGCTGGCGTTGCTCACCGAGGCGGGAATCGAGTGCCCGGTCGTCTCCCACGGCGGCTCGCCGAGCCTCTATGACAGCGACCTGGTGCCGAGCGCGACAGAGCATCGGGCCGGGACCTACATTTTCAACGACCGGTCCATGGTCCGAGCCGGCATGTGCGATTTCGACGATTGCGCCATGCACGTGCTGGCCACGGTTGTTTCACGGCCGACAGAGACAAGAGCGGTTCTGGATGCGGGATCAAAGGCCCTGACCTCCGATCTGCTCGGGTTTTCCGACCATGGTCTCCTGGTCGGCTATCCGGACGCCTCGATTGCCGCGCTCAGCGAGGAGCATGCGGTGGTGGACCTGAGCCGGTCGGACAGAAAGCCGGACATCGGCGAGCGGGTCAGGATCATTCCCAACCACACCTGCGTCGTGTCCAATCTTTTCGACAAACTGGTGTTTCACCGGAACGGCGTGGTGACTCGCATCGAGCCTGTCGCCGCCCGTGGGCAAGTCGTCTAG